The Vreelandella piezotolerans genomic interval TGCCTCTCTGAGCGTCGTAAGCTCATCATCCAGGGTATCGATACGCTGACGTGCCTCTTTAAGGTTCGATGCGCTTGATTCAAGTCGGGATGCCCGGTCACTCAATTCAGATTTGAGTTCAGTAAGATGCTTGTTCAACTCACCTTGGTGGGTCTGATGTGTTTTAAGTTCGCGACGCGCTTCATCAAGCTGCGTTTGGGTGGCGGTCAGTTGTTGCTGGGCAGATTCACGATGGGCTGACAGTTCTCTTCTAACGCCTGACAATGTTTCCCTTTCAGTTGCTTGTTCTACTCTCAAGTTTTGTAAGGTGGCGCTTTCACTGTCGAGGGCACTATCCAGCGCGGAAATTCGGTCTTTAGATGCTTGCAGGTCTTCACTGATCGTCTTGTGCGTCTGTTCAAGCTGTTTTAAGTCAAATTCCTTGGCCTGAAGGTCAGTCTCCCTAGATTGAAGAGCTGCTTGGACAGCCTCTTTCTGTTTTCGCACGAATGAAATTCGCCGCTGCTGAAGGGCAAAGGCAAGTAATGCACCTAAAATAAAGAGGGCACTGCTGATGAGTACTAGATTGAGTGGCTGTTCCATAAATAACTCCCAGCAAGATTGATACGAAGAAGATAATTTTTAGCTTGGCGTAGCCGTTTGGCAGTAGAATCGATTGTGATTACTGCTCGCCTAACCAACCCATGACTGCCTGCAATGCTTGTTCCGAGGGCATGGCATTGCGCTTGCCTCGCGCCTGACTAAGCACCCATTGATCACCCAAGGGAGCAATGGCAACGGTTAAGTGCTCTGGATGACTCATGTGGTAAATCGCGATAGACCCTTGTGCCACCAATGAGTGGTAACTGCCCACACAATGCTGCATGCGTTTGCCTTCAAGCAAGAGTGAGTTCCAAGAGGTTAAGGCGCAAATACCTTCTTGGTTCGGTAGCGGTGCGTTGGGGAAGGGCCCATAACGCTTTTCCAGCGTGTCAGCTTGAACCGCGCTTTGTGCCTCATTTTGGGCATTAAAGAGTGCGATACGACGATCATGCAGCGCTTGTAGCTCCGCTATCGATCTAACACGACGAAGCCTTGAGAGGTTGGCAGCATCTAGGCGGTGTGTGTCTTCTAACATGGAGGTTAGCCAAGTGCGATCATGAACACGGTTGGTCGAGTTCAACGCCTCATCAATGAGCGTGAGTAACCCTGGCCATCGCTCCCCTTGGTAATTCCCTAAGAAAATTAACTGTTGAGCATAGGGTGCCGGATGGTGCCGAAGTAGGGACTTGGTGCGGGGATCCATTAATGCGCGCTTAAGTGTGATGAACTCTCGTCCAATCATAGGGGTGAGCGCGCATCGGCGCAGCAGTTTGGCAGTCGCCTGCGTACTGGGTAAGCCAGCATAGCCGCACAGCTCAGATTGCTTTTTGCTGAGCAAGCTCAATAGATAGGGTTCTGACCACTGATGCTCGATGGCTTTCTCAGTGAGTAACACCAGCAGCAGGGGAGAGGAAACCGCCAGATCTAAGGCCGCTGGGTGGCGGCCTGTCAGCTGGGCCAGCTCCATGCCCAAAAAGGGTACGGCGTTAACCAGTGTTGTTACCTCAGCAGGCATACCCCGCGTTAAGGCCTCGCCATGGGTGTTCATCAGGGCCTGCCAACCAATCCCCGCAGGGGCTAAGAACTCTCCCCACGCCAGCGGCTCATGATGGGTTTCGCTGACCCAGGCAAAAGGCGCGGGTGAGCACCATGGAGATACTTTCACGACCAAGGGGTAACCAACGGCAGCCGATAAGTCGAAGACAATACGTTGATCGTCACGCGTTACTATCCTCTGCAGCGATAGCGGTGCCCATCGTTGTAAGACACGGTGCATCCATGCGCGCATAGCTATGTTAAGCCTCAGTCTTGATGATGGATTACATCCACACTCGTAAAACTGTTTAACGCTAGCGGTACTCCCGGTGAATGGGTATAAGCCACTAGCGCACCTCCGTAAGCCGCTGCGTAATCCAGGCAAGCCACGTTACGACCCAAGCGCAGCGGGGTGCCTGTCAGCGCATAATGACCAAAAAAAGTAGGGTGGGCGTTATGCGGATAGCCATGCTCACGCGCCTGGGTGGGTAAGAGCTCCCAAGGGTGAATCAGTGCCACGTCGTTGGGCCACCACCAAACGCGCTTTCTAATAGTACGAAACCCCGACGCTGAGACATAGGGACGAACCGTGTGTTCGCAGCCGGCAATCACTCGATCCATCGCAAAATAGGTGGTCGAGTACGTGTCTTCATAAGCGGCCATGGCGGCATCATCCAAGCAGCGAATGCCTGTTGCTTTGAGGTGCTGAATCGAGGCTTCATGCCACCAAGCATGTACTACGCGACACTGTTCCAGTTCCAGAAAGAGAGGCTGTGTGCGTAGCCACTGAAAATGTTCGAGCAGTAGTGCTAGGCCATCTTCCTCAGCGGCAAACTCATCGACCAACCGTTGGCGATCATAGAGCTGGCGCGTTGCCTTAATAAAGTCGCGTGGATTGTATTGATACTGATAAGCGTCTCGTACCCAGTTCAATTCGTGATTACCCACGACCATAAGGGCTTGGCCTGTATCGACCATTTTGCGTACTAAACGAAGTACCGCACCTGGCCAAGGTCCTTTATCAATAATATCTCCAACAAATACCGCTACATGCCCTGGTTGCTGCCAACCTTGCTGCCCTTTGCGATACCCCAGTTGGGCTAGGAGTGCCTCCAGCATATCTAACTGACCATGCACATCCCCAATGATGTCGTAGTGTGTTGTATCACCCATGCCTTCTCTCCTTCCTTGTTGAGGTTTAACAGCATGCCATCCTGATGCGACGCTTGGTGTCGCAAGCAGGCGATAAGGTGTGGGAACAACCCGATGTAGAGGTGCTTAATGTCGCTCAATAACCGACTACCGGAACAACCGTTGGCCACTGTGAATGAGCTAGATCGCTATCGGGGAGCTCTATTGGGTTTAGCCGTTGGGGATGCGTTAGGCACCACGCTGGAGTTTTGTATTCGAGATCAAAACCCACACCATAAGGAGATGCTGGGAGGCGGTGCCTTTGATGTTGCCCCAGGAGAGTGGACGGACGATACCGCCATGGCGCTATGTTTGGCTGAAAGCCTAGTGAATTGTCAGGCTTTTGATACGCACGATCAGTTAAGCCGCTACGTGCGCTGGTGGCGAGAAGGTTATATGGCCTGCCAAGGCCGCTGCATTGATATTGGTGGCACCACCTTGGATGCTTTGCAACGTTTTGAACGCACACAAGACACCAATGCGGGCGGTACCCAGGCGTATCAAAGCGGTAATGGCGGCATTATGCGCCTCGCGCCTGCCGTTATGGTGGCGAATAGCGAGCAAGAGGCAGTGTCGTTAGCCGTGCGCAGCAGTGTCACCACGCATGCCAGCCCCGACTGCCTGGATGCGGCCGCGTTAATGGGGGCGGTGCTTTGGCGGTTGTTGCAAGGCGAGCCTCTTCGCAAGGTGCTCACACAGATGTCGACTACCCCTGCCCAAGGAGATCGTATTTTAGCGCTTCAGGCGGGGCTTTTTTGTGAGCTGTCGCGCGAGGAGGTGTCTTCCAGTGGCTATGTCATCGATACCCTTGAAGCTGCGCTATGGTGCTGTTGGCAGGCACATTCGTTAGAAGAAGCACTGGT includes:
- a CDS encoding PcfJ domain-containing protein; the encoded protein is MHRVLQRWAPLSLQRIVTRDDQRIVFDLSAAVGYPLVVKVSPWCSPAPFAWVSETHHEPLAWGEFLAPAGIGWQALMNTHGEALTRGMPAEVTTLVNAVPFLGMELAQLTGRHPAALDLAVSSPLLLVLLTEKAIEHQWSEPYLLSLLSKKQSELCGYAGLPSTQATAKLLRRCALTPMIGREFITLKRALMDPRTKSLLRHHPAPYAQQLIFLGNYQGERWPGLLTLIDEALNSTNRVHDRTWLTSMLEDTHRLDAANLSRLRRVRSIAELQALHDRRIALFNAQNEAQSAVQADTLEKRYGPFPNAPLPNQEGICALTSWNSLLLEGKRMQHCVGSYHSLVAQGSIAIYHMSHPEHLTVAIAPLGDQWVLSQARGKRNAMPSEQALQAVMGWLGEQ
- a CDS encoding ADP-ribosylglycohydrolase family protein, which gives rise to MSLNNRLPEQPLATVNELDRYRGALLGLAVGDALGTTLEFCIRDQNPHHKEMLGGGAFDVAPGEWTDDTAMALCLAESLVNCQAFDTHDQLSRYVRWWREGYMACQGRCIDIGGTTLDALQRFERTQDTNAGGTQAYQSGNGGIMRLAPAVMVANSEQEAVSLAVRSSVTTHASPDCLDAAALMGAVLWRLLQGEPLRKVLTQMSTTPAQGDRILALQAGLFCELSREEVSSSGYVIDTLEAALWCCWQAHSLEEALVLAANLGDDADTVAAVTGQLAGAAWGVKAIPERWLTTLAWREKIDQLARALYALKQSRE
- a CDS encoding metallophosphoesterase codes for the protein MGDTTHYDIIGDVHGQLDMLEALLAQLGYRKGQQGWQQPGHVAVFVGDIIDKGPWPGAVLRLVRKMVDTGQALMVVGNHELNWVRDAYQYQYNPRDFIKATRQLYDRQRLVDEFAAEEDGLALLLEHFQWLRTQPLFLELEQCRVVHAWWHEASIQHLKATGIRCLDDAAMAAYEDTYSTTYFAMDRVIAGCEHTVRPYVSASGFRTIRKRVWWWPNDVALIHPWELLPTQAREHGYPHNAHPTFFGHYALTGTPLRLGRNVACLDYAAAYGGALVAYTHSPGVPLALNSFTSVDVIHHQD